The Naumovozyma castellii chromosome 2, complete genome sequence TATTTTTGCATTTGTTTGCAAGCTGTTCGATATTATAACCAGGAGAAGGTGCATTAGGAATTTTTAACGTTCTTGCAAACCTATCGAGACAATTCCCAATGGCAATGTCTAATGTCTCTCCAAATATTCTATACCTATTCTCAGAATATGCAATCACTTGAGTATTCCCACCACTAACATACAAGACAACTGGATTAACTGCCTTGGTAATCTCTCTCCCCATTTCAATATGGCCTACACAATGATTGACACGAACAAGAGGAATATCCCAAAGCAATGAACATGTTCTGGCAGCAATTACCACCGAATGCAAAGGAGCACCCATTCCGGGACCTTTTGTAAAACATATTACATCCAGGTCTAATCGAGGATCATTTATTTTAGCTTCTTTCAATGCTCTCTTGATCAATCTAACACACCAATTTCTATGATGTCTTGCCGTATCACGCGGCAAAAATCCCTCTCCAGGTGGTGTAGTATATGTATCTctaatatttgataatatctCAGCATGGCAATCGTGAGAGTGATCACctatttcttgttctttaaGAATTGGATGTTTAATGACTCCGACACCTAGTTTGTTCGCCGAGCCTTCTAATCCCAATGCAATGTAGTAAGAACGGCCATTTTTTGGTGCTATTGTGTTTAAATTTACCATTTCTATCACAAGATCTTATTCTCTCAGTGGTGTTCTGTTTCTACGATTAGTCAATATCTTTCCATTGAATGagtttcatttttttctgtttttttaaaacagagaaataaagaaatttacGATGCTTGGGCGCTTAGCTAAAGTTTATTTCGAGAAGAATAAACCCTCAGTAAACAGTCCCATTAGATGGTAAGTAGTTATCCACCCCAAACTTAAAAGTTTGGTTTAATATAAAATTAGAAGAACCAGAATACCAGCTGAACCACTTCCAAATAAAGGCAAAATAATGAGAGGAATACTACTCAAATTGatatcaaattctttatttttctttcttttccaatatttcatATAACTTTCCCACATCTTGATAAAAGTTCCCCATTTGtaagtaatatattttattaattcttCGACAAGTTGTgtaaatttaattcaacGCTAACATTTTGGCTAATATTCACTAAGAAGTACTGAAAATgtaattcaaaatcaaaaacaatttCCTTAGTGAAGCTACTAAATTTTTATCTAATTCAATGGATCTCTGAATTTTTTGCTTTGAAATACTTTGTCAAGATGGacatatattcaaatttttaaggtttgaaagtttcaaatttgaaaaaaaccaaaatgttaaataaataaaagataaaaaagTTTTCATCAACCttattttaatgaatatgTTGAGCAATGGttaattatttgtttaattcaagaaaactTCACAAAATCTGTTTTAAAGTTGGCCAATGGCTCAATTAACTGCCAAGAAAATCTCAAAAACTAGTTGTAAAACCCTATAAAGTGGAAAAAACATCTACACTCTCCTTGCTACTCCAAAATCAACCGAGTGGTTATTTGAAGTACTGATAGGTATGCAATCTGtttaaacaaaaaaaaattattgctCCCTTAATCCCCTTTCCAAGATATCTTAAAAATTGCCAAGACTTTCCCTGAGTAGTCACGTACGCACGTAGGTGAAAGTACTCAAAAATGTCTCATGTCCCGGTTACTAACTCATTTTTTATCAAACCCTCCTTTTTGCTCTGAGTAATTATGGGGAAAGGAAGTGTATGTAGGTCTTGTCAAGCTCAGAATTACGAATACCGTACAGAACGTCAGTAACTAAATCCAAATCATGGCAAGAGGTAATTTCGTTTAGTCACTAAACTATTAAAAAGCTTTTCGTGTCAACCTTTCCGTGACAAAAGATGCGAACATACCATAAGTTAAAGGCTCTTCGAAATTTGCTGATTCAAGCATGGCATTCTTCACCAATTCTCTTGCTCAGAGGAGGCCTAAGAGAACGTTACCGAGAAGGCAATTCCTGATAAGAAGACAGTTCTTGTAAATGAGCGTAGCGTCAAACGAGGCCACAATGGGAAGCTCAATCTCGTACACACACTTCGTAGTTATATTCATAATGACAGATATCTTGTCCGGGCCCGTCTGAGCTATTCGAGAAAGATAGACGGCACATGAAACCTAAACGGTTCCTTTTCGCGTATTTACTTAAGGAACGATGTAGTGGAAAAACACATTCACTGCCAATCTCCGTTTAAGTGACATATGTGAACTTTGCAAGGGAAAGGAAGTTGGTTCAAATGAACGATTCAACTTCTGCAAGTCATATAACTCGTTCTGGGACCTGCGAAGATTTTATGTTATGTCAATCGAGCTGTTCTTCGAGAGAATTGCAGCAGAACACGATAGGTTCCTGATTGCTACAGGCGGAATACTAATAACGTTATTCAGTGATTTCTGTGTACGTTAATACTCATCTCCTTCCGCGGctattttttctttttggatCTTCTGTCAGGTATACGAAAGATGGAGACGCTAATCCTTATTCTCTCTTGGCATTGGCAAAATTCACCTCGATGGAGGTGGGGAATCCATTGATTCAAAGcatcaaaaatatcataTCCAGTATTTAAGAAAATCTGCTGCCTTATTACTAGAACGCTGTAAATAACCGTGACTCTCCAACGCAAAAAGGGCCAAAAACAAGACTTGTCAGAGTATGGgttcatcgtcatcaaaGACAACGGCCTTCTCATTGCCGGCGCCATATACTACTACTGCTGGTACTGTATCTGAacttatttcttttttcgAAACAAGTATTGATGGGAATGCTGCAGCTACAGGTACTATAACCTCTGTAATTCCTccaccattttctttacCACAGGCATATACCACTACAGTCGATAATGGTGATGTATCTGAAGTGGTTTCATTTTACTCTACAAACGTGGATGGGAACCCTGCTACAGGTACTATAACCTCTGTAATTCCTccaccattttctttacCACAGGCATATACCACTACAGTCGATAATGGTGATGTATCTGAAGTGGTTTCATTTTACTCTACAAACGTGGATGGGAACCCTGCTACTGGTACTATAACCTCTGTAATTCCTCCACCATTTTCCATTCCTTCTCCATATACAACACTTTTAGTTGATGGCTCTTCAACAATATCTGaaataatatcatattATTCTACAAATGTGGCTGGGATCCCAGCAACTGTTACCACAACCTCAGTGATCCCACCTCCATTCTCTTTGCCCTCTCCATATACAACTACTGTTGTAACTGGATTTTCGTCTGTATCTGAGATTGTGTCGTTCATATCGACTAATGACGTTAATGGAGCCGCAGTCACAGTAACAACAACTTCTGTGATTCCACCTCCATCCACCACAAGCGTTGTAATAAAGTCTTCATCATATCCTGAGATTACATCTTCCCCTTTGTCCACTTATAGCAACTCTAGCTCTGTGGCTCTATCGTCATCTACAACTAATGTTATGAATGCGCCCTCTTCTATTTCTGTGACACCGTCATTTACATCTTACAACGCTTCTAGTTCTACTGAGATGTCACCATTATACACTGCAAGTGTCGCAAGTGAGTTTTCCTCAATCCCTGCAATTGAATCTTCGTATTCTTCCACTGATGCTAGCTCAACATCTCTGGTTTCATATGACAAGTGACTTTTCCTCAGCTTCCGAGATTGTATCATCCACATTTTCCAATAGTGCTAGGTCTAGCGTatcctcctcctcctctAATACCAATTTTGCAATTGAGTCTTCACGTTTGTTCACTGATGTCAGCTCAAGCTctctaatttcttcatcatacACCGCAAGTGTCGCAAGTGAGTCTTCCTCGACATCTGCAATTGAATCTTTGTTTTCTTCCACTGATATCAGCTCTACATCTCTGGTTTCATACACTACCAGTGTGTCAAGCGACTTTTCCTCAGCTTCTGAGATTGCCCCATCGCATTCTTCTACTACGACCAATGAGAACTCAGTTACTATCACAACCCTTTCATCATACCcaccttcatcatcattcatTGCTTTATCATCACCATTAGCTTCTTCATCCTTGTCACCTTCCTTTAGTATTGCATGGGATGACGCTACTGTCACCGTGACTATAACCAGTAAGAATGCCTCTTTTGTTACCCAACATCTCACTCATACTCCAACCACACAATACATTACAGAGACTACGTCGACTACAGAAACAGAGACCAACTCCTCTACCTATACGTTACATTCATCCATTGTATCTGTCCCATCCACTTTATCTGATCAGACATCATTTAAAGTTGCTTTATCAAGCTCAGTGGAACAATACTATAGTGTAGAACCGACCAcctcaacaacaattacaacCTCATTGGAAGCATTGTCTTCAACGGTAGCTGAGCAATCCAGTACTGTTGAACCAACCATTTCAAGTACCATAGAATCGCAATCAATTACGTTTTCTTCAAGTTTTGAACCTTCCAGTAGTTCAGAATTTACTACATCAActattctttcaaaatcttttagggattcatcttcaataacTAACAAACAAATTAGTATTGTTAATTCAACCTCTTCAAGTGCCATGGTATCATCATCTGAAGACTTACCCTCAACAATGTTCGAAAAGTCCAGCTCTGAGATGCCAACTTCTTCAAGTCGTTCGAGCTTATCAATATCATGGACCACTGATATGCCAGCTTCAATTAAAACAGCAACATTTGCCACTGAATCTGCGCTAAACTCAAGGACTGGGGCATCTGGGTTATCTTTATCCAGCATTGCTTATGAAGATATTACTACCACTGTAACGGTAACAAGTATGAATACCTCTGTTGTTACAAATCATGTAACTCAAACACCAATAGTAGATTATATTACATTGACCACTTCAACAACGGAGACTGATACCTTCACCCCAACCTATGTTTTACGTTCATCAAGTGTACTATTATCCTCCTCTTCATTTGACACAATGCTGAGACAATCGTCATCGTTGGTTAAATCATCGAGTACCAATGAATCAGTCACTTCAGTCGGGAGTTCCGCACCAAAAACGTCTATTTTACAGCCATCTTCTTCCGAACCATCAACTTCTACTATTGAgccatcatcatcttcaccaGCAGCCTCAACTATCAAGCACTCTTCTTCTGTAGAGTTAATATCTACCATCAAGccatcatcttctttccCATTGTCGTTATCTATGACATCATCAACAATATCTGATTCATTCAGTATCAATTGGAATGATATAACAGTCACAGTCACCGTAACGAACATGGCTACTTCAGTTGTTACAAACCATGTATCTCACACACCCATAGTGGATTTATTCACAGTAACCACCACTACAACAGAGACCGACACCGTCACCCCTACCTACGTTTTACACTCATCAAGTCTACTTTTATCCTCCTCTTCATTTGACACAGTGTTGACACCTTCGCCATACTTAGTTGAATCATCGAGCAGCATCGAATCAGTCACTTCAGTCGTAAGTTCTGAACTATTGACCTCTACCCATGagtcatcttcttctgtgCCACCAATTTCTACTACTTCAATCGTCAGTTCTGCTAGACCCTTGTCTACTACTGAgccattttcttcttttccagCAACGTCCTCTATGTTAGCCTCAACAATTTCTGATTCATTCAGTATTAATTGGAATTATATCACAGCTACAGTTACCGTAACGAGTATGAATACATCAGTTGTT is a genomic window containing:
- the KAE1 gene encoding tRNA N6-adenosine threonylcarbamoyltransferase (ancestral locus Anc_1.245), coding for MVNLNTIAPKNGRSYYIALGLEGSANKLGVGVIKHPILKEQEIGDHSHDCHAEILSNIRDTYTTPPGEGFLPRDTARHHRNWCVRLIKRALKEAKINDPRLDLDVICFTKGPGMGAPLHSVVIAARTCSLLWDIPLVRVNHCVGHIEMGREITKAVNPVVLYVSGGNTQVIAYSENRYRIFGETLDIAIGNCLDRFARTLKIPNAPSPGYNIEQLANKCKNKDQLVELPYTVKGMDLSMSGILAYIDSLAKDLFKGNKKNKILFDTKTGEQKVTVEDLCYSLQENLFAMLVEITERAMAHVNTSQVLIVGGVGCNVRLQEMMAQMCKDRANGQVHATDERFCIDNGVMIAQAGLLQYRMGDVVKDLKETIVTQKFRTDEVYVSWRE
- the NCAS0B07880 gene encoding uncharacterized protein yields the protein MGSSSSKTTAFSLPAPYTTTAGTVSELISFFETSIDGNAAATGTITSVIPPPFSLPQAYTTTVDNGDVSEVVSFYSTNVDGNPATGTITSVIPPPFSLPQAYTTTVDNGDVSEVVSFYSTNVDGNPATGTITSVIPPPFSIPSPYTTLLVDGSSTISEIISYYSTNVAGIPATVTTTSVIPPPFSLPSPYTTTVVTGFSSVSEIVSFISTNDVNGAAVTVTTTSVIPPPSTTSVVIKSSSYPEITSSPLSTYSNSSSVALSSSTTNVMNAPSSISVTPSFTSYNASSSTEMSPLYTASVASEFSSIPAIESSYSSTDASSTSLVSYDK
- the NCAS0B07890 gene encoding uncharacterized protein; this encodes MLAQHLWFHMTSDFSSASEIVSSTFSNSARSSVSSSSSNTNFAIESSRLFTDVSSSSLISSSYTASVASESSSTSAIESLFSSTDISSTSLVSYTTSVSSDFSSASEIAPSHSSTTTNENSVTITTLSSYPPSSSFIALSSPLASSSLSPSFSIAWDDATVTVTITSKNASFVTQHLTHTPTTQYITETTSTTETETNSSTYTLHSSIVSVPSTLSDQTSFKVALSSSVEQYYSVEPTTSTTITTSLEALSSTVAEQSSTVEPTISSTIESQSITFSSSFEPSSSSEFTTSTILSKSFRDSSSITNKQISIVNSTSSSAMVSSSEDLPSTMFEKSSSEMPTSSSRSSLSISWTTDMPASIKTATFATESALNSRTGASGLSLSSIAYEDITTTVTVTSMNTSVVTNHVTQTPIVDYITLTTSTTETDTFTPTYVLRSSSVLLSSSSFDTMLRQSSSLVKSSSTNESVTSVGSSAPKTSILQPSSSEPSTSTIEPSSSSPAASTIKHSSSVELISTIKPSSSFPLSLSMTSSTISDSFSINWNDITVTVTVTNMATSVVTNHVSHTPIVDLFTVTTTTTETDTVTPTYVLHSSSLLLSSSSFDTVLTPSPYLVESSSSIESVTSVVSSELLTSTHESSSSVPPISTTSIVSSARPLSTTEPFSSFPATSSMLASTISDSFSINWNYITATVTVTSMNTSVVTNHITATPIVELITLTTTTTETDTITPTYVLRSSNVLLSSASLDPTLTSTSIFPSSSLTSTSMVSSSSITSMPMVSSLSITSSVIVDSISIVWNDISITVTITNMNRSVATDHVTPTSFVEYITMTTTTIETETVTPTFVIHSSSVSLSSSVPDPTSILLSSFVVPSTSIESVSSPIATTSLAIENTSTSIASSSSSSSIIAQTIFGLSSIDIDNVSTTVTVTSLNTSVATSNVSLSPILELVTATTTTTTETDTKEQTSTFLVSSDPFSRDEPTSLGNYQESTSSCSTIDPVSSRPDSSTSLIISTFSLGSTSSVSSTIDSGSSKLYSSKSVSSSTFTPSSLISSSSSKSVSIPIFTPISSNVAPSSVKASSLKKPYSSSPVRYLNRTITETNQLTQQATITSCSGGCLPELTLFTSIVSTGNISEDQGQETTTNSKEYITKSSSSLLVPVSGTTVQETVIDEKTTLITVTSCSGGCTRTSGSPNVNNEIMNTQITSSSLTSPSTGANTKATASITNVGSLTAVATSHGTSAVDSGINSKNSSSPQITASPSSEIESNGTVPSGVHASTQSNSNQSVKTTSSTTQSHAEDHMSTLETSMQTTNSATAQTTTGLAQSNGASRASYSLLHLVWLFASLAFAI